Proteins from a single region of Planctomycetota bacterium:
- a CDS encoding peroxiredoxin encodes MPAIREGDPAPDVTLTFADGTQARLADYRGKRAVVIFFYPKDGTPVCTQEACAFRDSHERFLAAGAEVIGVSSDSAASHRAFAARHSLPYPLVADTDGSLRKALGAPSILGFVPGRTTYVIDREGIVRKVFTATFASDAHVREALAALGLAAAPPGAPQ; translated from the coding sequence ATGCCCGCGATCCGCGAGGGGGATCCCGCCCCCGACGTCACGCTCACGTTCGCCGACGGCACGCAGGCCCGGCTCGCCGACTACCGCGGCAAGCGCGCGGTGGTGATCTTCTTCTATCCCAAGGACGGCACGCCGGTGTGCACGCAGGAAGCCTGTGCCTTCCGCGATTCGCACGAGCGTTTCCTCGCCGCCGGCGCCGAGGTGATCGGCGTCAGTTCCGACTCGGCGGCCAGCCACCGCGCGTTCGCCGCCCGCCATTCCCTCCCCTACCCGCTCGTCGCCGACACCGACGGCAGCCTGCGCAAGGCCCTCGGCGCGCCGAGCATCCTCGGCTTCGTGCCGGGGCGGACGACCTACGTCATCGACCGCGAGGGGATCGTGCGGAAGGTGTTCACGGCGACGTTCGCCTCCGACGCCCACGTCCGCGAAGCCCTCGCGGCGCTCGGCCTGGCCGCCGCGCCGCCGGGCGCCCCTCAGTAG
- a CDS encoding porin, producing the protein MFRYNGFARSEPSWTDAAGTVVPIVNSNYFGIPRGRLIFSGNALAPDLSYLLNIDYNSVTSQPIGFRAFWLSYKFSDAVEVFAGQSKVPGSREWLETAFAPLQSADRTMATTFFRPSLSQGVWITGAPAEGLFYHAMIANGFNTLNLIPEALNDRFAWSASAWWEPWGDFGRGYSELQDHRDAAIRLGSCYTYALGSGSQAESDAVENSPIRLSDGTIITTTGALAPGVTLTSYDVALAALDCAWKYRGIGVSSEIYFQDLRGLRGTGPLPIASTSAFGGFIKGGYFVVPRETEIYARASYVTGAYGSGSELGGGFHRFFFPGKDSLFFTGDAAWLEHSPAGQNRTGFVAGQTGLLVRLQVVAAY; encoded by the coding sequence TTCGGGATCCCGCGCGGGCGGTTGATCTTCTCGGGCAACGCGCTGGCGCCCGATCTCTCGTATCTCCTCAATATCGACTACAACTCCGTCACCAGCCAGCCGATCGGCTTTCGCGCCTTCTGGCTGAGCTACAAGTTCAGCGACGCCGTCGAGGTGTTTGCCGGGCAGTCGAAGGTGCCGGGGTCGCGCGAGTGGCTGGAGACGGCGTTCGCGCCCCTGCAGAGTGCCGACCGGACGATGGCGACGACGTTCTTCCGTCCCAGTCTCAGCCAGGGCGTGTGGATCACCGGCGCGCCGGCCGAGGGGCTCTTCTACCACGCGATGATCGCCAACGGGTTCAACACGTTGAACCTCATCCCCGAAGCCCTCAACGACCGCTTCGCTTGGTCGGCCTCGGCATGGTGGGAGCCGTGGGGTGATTTCGGCCGCGGCTACTCCGAGCTCCAGGACCACCGCGATGCCGCGATCCGCCTCGGCAGTTGCTACACCTACGCGCTGGGCAGCGGCAGCCAGGCGGAGAGCGACGCGGTGGAAAACTCGCCGATCCGGCTCTCCGATGGCACGATCATCACCACGACAGGCGCGCTCGCCCCGGGCGTCACGCTGACGTCGTACGACGTCGCACTGGCGGCGCTCGACTGCGCGTGGAAGTACCGTGGCATCGGGGTGTCGAGCGAGATCTATTTCCAGGACCTGCGCGGCCTGCGCGGCACCGGGCCGCTGCCGATCGCGTCGACGTCGGCGTTCGGCGGCTTCATCAAGGGGGGCTACTTCGTCGTTCCGCGCGAGACGGAGATCTATGCCCGCGCGTCGTACGTCACCGGCGCGTACGGGTCGGGATCGGAGCTCGGGGGGGGCTTCCACCGGTTCTTCTTCCCGGGAAAGGACTCGCTGTTTTTCACCGGCGACGCCGCCTGGCTCGAGCACTCGCCGGCCGGCCAGAACCGCACCGGCTTCGTGGCCGGTCAGACGGGCCTGCTGGTGCGCCTGCAGGTCGTCGCCGCCTACTGA